One Sphingobacteruim zhuxiongii DNA window includes the following coding sequences:
- a CDS encoding NADH-quinone oxidoreductase subunit J family protein has product MELAFFYAFAALAIGSALLIVSLKNTARALFLFFVMLFAMAGLFLFALADFVAITQILVYVGGVLILMIFAFMLSNKELLADLQNTNRQFLSLPNWQSLLLAIGFFAVLIYGIWEWQQNTPIWITENIRSGEIIKSSDNNIQNLGVHFMTKYLLPFEVISIFLLVALIGAAHLSRKEDQA; this is encoded by the coding sequence ATGGAATTAGCTTTTTTTTACGCGTTCGCCGCTTTGGCGATTGGTTCTGCCCTACTCATTGTTAGCTTAAAGAACACTGCACGAGCTTTATTTCTATTTTTTGTGATGTTGTTTGCGATGGCGGGATTGTTTTTATTTGCCCTTGCTGATTTTGTTGCGATCACACAAATCTTAGTCTATGTTGGAGGTGTATTGATCTTAATGATCTTTGCCTTTATGCTTTCCAACAAAGAGCTCCTTGCAGACCTTCAGAATACGAATCGCCAATTCTTATCTCTGCCCAATTGGCAATCACTACTATTAGCAATTGGATTTTTTGCAGTATTGATCTATGGAATTTGGGAGTGGCAACAAAATACACCAATTTGGATAACAGAGAATATTCGTTCAGGCGAAATCATAAAATCTTCAGATAATAATATTCAGAATCTAGGCGTACACTTTATGACGAAGTATTTACTTCCATTTGAAGTAATCTCAATCTTTCTATTAGTTGCCTTAATTGGTGCTGCGCACCTTTCTAGAAAGGAGGATCAGGCTTGA
- the nuoK gene encoding NADH-quinone oxidoreductase subunit NuoK, which produces MITITHFLIVSAILFSIGLYAIIAKRNAIMILIGIELIINAAILNFVAFGKYDKVNYAGQIFALFAIVLAAAAVAVGLAIILTVYRKYKTINPDKITDLRD; this is translated from the coding sequence TTGATTACCATAACACACTTTCTGATTGTTTCTGCCATTTTATTCAGTATTGGCCTTTATGCTATTATCGCTAAGCGTAATGCTATTATGATATTGATAGGTATCGAATTAATTATCAATGCTGCGATATTGAACTTTGTCGCTTTCGGGAAATATGACAAAGTCAATTATGCTGGACAGATCTTCGCTTTATTTGCTATTGTTTTAGCAGCAGCTGCAGTTGCAGTTGGTTTAGCGATTATTTTGACAGTATATAGAAAATACAAAACTATCAATCCTGATAAAATAACCGACTTGAGAGACTAA
- a CDS encoding NADH-quinone oxidoreductase subunit 5 family protein: MSILENISPIYAAIIVVALPFAAFIIQAILGKKSQSGNISLIAISLSTLISLVFVFAEIWQNIPRSATQPWFTIGVNTFTVGILLNNLTVLMQLIVCVIALPVHIYSRSYMKGDPGIHRYWMYLSLFCFAMLGLTISKNLFMMYIFWELVGFASYLLIGFWFTKESAVQANKKAFLINRIGDLGFLIGIACVFTMYGSLDLVELFGKEGLFYEKHIDNPVLISMAGLGFFLGAMAKSAQFPLHVWLPDAMEGPTAVSSLIHAATMVAAGIFLLSSVFPLFNQTVLLCIAVIGAITAALSAYFALAQTDIKRILAFSTISQLGFMMVAIGVGAWDAAMFHLVTHAFFKCLLFLGAGAVIHEMAHLKHDSQLDFDPQNINNMGGLRKYMPKTFILMCIASLALAGFPLTSGFLSKDAILISTFEWAIEQGPAYLLIPITLTLVSILTAFYIGRLIFKVFFGSFKLNLAHVSLHDANKTMLWPMTFLGVCSLFFVFSLNPISYHEAKILNGFYVDYGFAEIHSLHILIPIGLTLASTLAWIIGWKWYVKGNYPLNANGKAITFSLNQGYINQFYQNTFVEGTLKLSKGLYWFDRTIIDGLVNLLGTVVQSMGRMSAWIDKYIVDGFINTLGQTTYYIGHLLRWVQNGRLQNYLGFAFTVLLIGIIYLILT, encoded by the coding sequence ATGTCTATTTTGGAGAACATATCGCCTATTTATGCCGCTATTATAGTGGTCGCTTTGCCGTTCGCAGCTTTTATCATTCAGGCTATATTGGGTAAAAAATCTCAGTCGGGAAACATATCGTTGATAGCGATATCCTTGAGTACCTTAATCAGTTTGGTTTTTGTATTTGCAGAGATATGGCAGAATATTCCGCGAAGCGCCACACAACCTTGGTTTACTATTGGTGTAAACACCTTTACGGTAGGTATTCTATTAAATAATTTGACGGTGCTAATGCAGCTCATCGTTTGTGTTATCGCATTGCCTGTCCACATTTACTCTCGATCCTACATGAAAGGCGATCCTGGCATACATCGCTATTGGATGTATCTAAGTTTATTTTGCTTTGCCATGCTAGGTCTTACTATTTCCAAGAACCTCTTCATGATGTATATCTTTTGGGAGTTGGTGGGATTTGCGTCTTATTTACTTATCGGATTTTGGTTTACTAAAGAAAGCGCTGTTCAAGCGAATAAGAAAGCTTTTCTCATCAATAGAATTGGTGACCTTGGATTCTTGATTGGAATTGCCTGTGTATTCACCATGTACGGCAGTTTAGATTTAGTGGAATTATTTGGAAAGGAAGGCTTATTTTACGAAAAGCATATTGACAATCCTGTCTTAATAAGTATGGCTGGACTCGGCTTTTTCCTTGGTGCAATGGCTAAATCAGCTCAATTTCCATTACATGTTTGGTTACCCGATGCCATGGAAGGCCCAACAGCGGTATCCTCACTGATCCACGCTGCTACGATGGTTGCCGCAGGTATATTTTTGCTGAGCAGTGTATTTCCGCTATTCAATCAAACCGTCCTACTATGCATAGCGGTTATCGGAGCAATTACCGCTGCGCTATCTGCTTATTTTGCGCTCGCCCAAACCGATATCAAAAGAATATTAGCCTTCTCTACCATATCTCAATTAGGATTTATGATGGTCGCTATTGGCGTAGGCGCATGGGATGCAGCAATGTTCCATCTCGTTACTCACGCATTTTTTAAATGTCTTCTATTCTTAGGAGCTGGTGCTGTTATCCATGAAATGGCGCATTTGAAGCATGATTCTCAACTAGATTTTGATCCTCAAAACATCAACAATATGGGCGGATTAAGAAAATATATGCCCAAAACATTTATCCTGATGTGCATTGCATCTTTAGCGTTAGCCGGTTTTCCATTAACTTCAGGTTTTCTATCTAAAGACGCAATCCTTATTTCGACATTCGAATGGGCAATAGAACAAGGGCCGGCTTATTTGCTTATCCCGATTACTTTAACCCTTGTGAGCATCTTAACAGCCTTCTATATCGGAAGATTGATATTTAAAGTATTCTTCGGAAGTTTCAAGTTGAACTTAGCCCATGTGTCTTTACACGATGCAAATAAAACGATGCTATGGCCAATGACATTCTTAGGTGTATGTTCATTGTTTTTCGTTTTTTCTCTGAATCCGATATCCTATCATGAGGCGAAGATCTTGAATGGCTTCTATGTGGATTATGGGTTTGCAGAAATACATAGCTTACATATCCTTATTCCTATTGGATTAACATTAGCAAGTACGTTAGCGTGGATTATTGGATGGAAGTGGTATGTGAAGGGCAACTACCCGTTGAACGCAAATGGGAAAGCAATAACCTTTTCATTGAATCAAGGATATATCAATCAGTTTTACCAAAACACATTTGTTGAAGGAACGTTGAAATTAAGTAAAGGTTTGTATTGGTTTGACAGAACGATTATCGACGGACTGGTAAATCTTTTAGGAACAGTAGTTCAATCAATGGGGCGAATGTCCGCATGGATTGACAAATACATTGTTGATGGATTCATCAATACGCTTGGGCAAACCACCTACTATATCGGACACTTGCTACGTTGGGTACAAAATGGACGATTGCAAAACTACTTAGGTTTTGCCTTTACGGTTTTATTAATTGGAATAATTTATTTGATATTAACATAA
- a CDS encoding complex I subunit 4 family protein, translated as MGLLSLLIFLPLLAVVGILVIPNRFSQSYKYIALIITLVQLILSGYIYSQYNPNIAGFNQLSGYQFVEQLPWIRLDLGSIGKLEIDYFLAVDGFSLPLLILSSFVMLMAVGASWNMTKSRKGYFALLMLLNTAVMGIFCALDLFLFYVFYEVMLLPLYFLIGIWGGARREYAAIKFFLYTLFGSVFMLLVIVGLYFSVTNPHTGAHTFNMLYMMNPENYVNGSFFDFLANSNEVFGIPARMIGFIVMFVAFAIKIPIVPLHTWLPDAHVEAPTPVSIILAGILLKIGGYGIIRICIGIFPDAAVEANFWLALIGVISIIYGALNAIAQTDLKRMIAYSSVSHMGFVLLGISALTAEGMSGAMFQMVSHGFLSAALFFLVGVIYDRVHDRFIYNFRGLASLMPKYTAYVAIAFFASLGLPGFSAFIGEAFVIIGTFNAESVGTGIPRWMAIFGSIGILLSAAYFLWTLQRMFFGETRLKGGETWAKELTDLTLREQLILFPALTLALLLGIMPSLIFEPMNSSVISLLSLVSNYF; from the coding sequence ATGGGACTATTATCCTTACTTATTTTCTTACCCCTATTGGCTGTCGTTGGCATCTTGGTTATACCAAACCGATTCAGTCAAAGCTATAAGTATATTGCGTTGATTATTACGCTTGTTCAGCTAATACTATCTGGTTATATCTATAGTCAATACAATCCGAATATTGCTGGTTTTAATCAGCTCTCAGGTTACCAATTTGTTGAACAGCTACCTTGGATACGTTTGGATCTAGGATCTATTGGCAAGCTGGAAATCGATTATTTCCTAGCGGTTGATGGATTCTCACTACCGCTATTAATATTAAGTTCCTTTGTGATGTTGATGGCCGTTGGTGCCTCGTGGAACATGACTAAAAGTAGAAAGGGATATTTTGCTTTATTAATGCTGTTGAACACAGCGGTTATGGGGATATTCTGTGCGCTAGACTTATTCCTTTTCTATGTATTCTACGAGGTCATGTTATTGCCTCTTTACTTCTTAATTGGTATATGGGGTGGTGCGCGACGCGAATATGCTGCAATCAAATTCTTCCTTTATACCCTATTCGGGTCTGTTTTTATGCTTTTGGTCATCGTGGGACTTTACTTCTCGGTAACCAATCCACATACAGGTGCTCATACGTTTAACATGTTGTACATGATGAACCCAGAGAATTATGTCAATGGTTCATTCTTCGATTTTCTAGCGAATAGTAACGAAGTTTTCGGCATTCCTGCCCGTATGATTGGCTTTATCGTGATGTTTGTTGCGTTTGCCATTAAGATTCCGATTGTTCCATTACATACTTGGTTGCCAGATGCTCACGTGGAAGCACCAACGCCAGTATCCATAATTCTTGCTGGTATTCTATTAAAAATCGGTGGCTACGGTATTATTAGAATTTGTATTGGTATTTTTCCAGATGCAGCTGTTGAAGCGAATTTCTGGCTTGCTTTAATAGGTGTTATTTCTATAATTTATGGCGCTTTAAATGCAATAGCACAAACAGATCTAAAGCGTATGATTGCTTATTCCTCGGTATCACACATGGGATTTGTACTATTGGGAATCTCAGCATTAACCGCAGAAGGTATGTCTGGTGCGATGTTCCAAATGGTTAGTCATGGTTTTCTATCGGCAGCACTATTCTTTCTAGTTGGCGTAATTTATGATCGCGTACATGATCGATTTATATACAATTTCAGAGGTCTAGCGTCTCTAATGCCAAAATATACAGCCTATGTAGCGATTGCCTTCTTTGCGTCCTTAGGATTACCGGGATTTTCAGCATTTATCGGCGAAGCTTTTGTTATCATTGGCACATTCAATGCCGAATCTGTCGGTACCGGTATCCCGCGTTGGATGGCGATCTTTGGATCGATTGGGATCTTGTTAAGTGCGGCTTATTTCTTATGGACTTTACAACGGATGTTTTTTGGGGAGACACGTTTAAAAGGTGGCGAAACATGGGCAAAGGAGTTGACTGACTTAACGCTTAGAGAGCAACTGATACTTTTCCCAGCATTAACTTTAGCCTTATTGTTAGGTATCATGCCTTCCTTAATTTTTGAACCAATGAATAGTTCCGTAATCAGCTTATTAAGCTTGGTATCTAACTATTTCTAG
- a CDS encoding NADH-quinone oxidoreductase subunit N — protein MNDFTPHISSFIDTIIASLDFFKTEFVLAIGFLLCVFSSLFLDNKWKDSSFLIALITVILALFSNALQFEHLGSAFFSMLHIDKLALLSKTLILIGLIVTTILIRQHFAANGSKKRKGDLYSILIGSSIGLTVLPMTTNWLLAFIAIEMVSISSYVLVGYFAEDKKQTEAAMKYALFGSACAAIMLYGLSLIYGLTGVLDFGDIKHIQGLIDAPKVMSSIAILFVLTGIGFKLSFVPFHLWTPDVYEGAPTPITAFLSTVPKIAAIILFARLAQSYGTTLFYFSEVFMLFLGIVSIVSMLVGNLIALRQQNVKRMMAYSSIGHTGFLLMAVIGYMSGHQDTLLFYLIVYTLMNLAAFAFIDILEQKAGATEFKDYTGLGKKMPIIFTLFSIIGISLIGLPPTAGFVGKLLVFSSIFESYQNTGDTLLLWLLIVGALTSVISLFYYFKIPLFAFLKNKNTEESITLPKISSTYLIAVLFGIAIILLGIMPSLIMNFLQQ, from the coding sequence ATGAACGATTTTACGCCACATATTAGCTCCTTTATCGATACAATTATTGCATCGTTAGACTTCTTTAAGACGGAGTTTGTACTTGCCATAGGATTTCTTCTATGTGTCTTTAGCAGTTTATTTCTGGATAATAAGTGGAAAGATAGTTCTTTCCTCATCGCGTTAATAACCGTTATTCTTGCACTATTTTCAAATGCTTTACAGTTTGAACATCTAGGTTCTGCATTTTTTTCAATGTTGCATATCGATAAACTCGCCCTTCTTTCAAAAACGTTGATCTTGATAGGCCTAATTGTCACTACAATCTTGATTAGGCAACATTTTGCAGCAAACGGCAGTAAGAAAAGAAAAGGTGATTTATATAGCATATTAATCGGATCTTCAATAGGTTTGACTGTCCTACCAATGACGACTAATTGGCTTTTAGCTTTCATTGCAATTGAAATGGTTTCTATTTCATCATATGTATTAGTAGGCTATTTTGCTGAAGATAAAAAGCAAACAGAAGCGGCAATGAAATATGCGCTTTTCGGCTCTGCTTGTGCTGCTATAATGTTATACGGTCTTTCATTAATATACGGATTGACGGGGGTTTTAGACTTCGGCGATATAAAACATATTCAAGGTTTAATTGATGCTCCGAAGGTTATGAGTAGTATCGCTATACTATTCGTGTTAACAGGCATTGGATTTAAGCTCAGCTTTGTTCCATTTCACTTATGGACACCTGACGTTTATGAAGGGGCTCCAACTCCTATTACAGCATTTCTTTCTACAGTTCCGAAAATTGCTGCCATCATCCTATTCGCTAGGCTTGCTCAATCCTATGGTACAACCCTGTTTTATTTCTCAGAAGTGTTTATGCTTTTCCTTGGCATTGTTTCTATTGTCAGTATGTTGGTAGGAAACTTGATTGCGTTGAGACAACAGAATGTTAAACGTATGATGGCCTATTCTTCGATAGGTCATACCGGTTTTTTACTTATGGCTGTAATAGGTTATATGTCAGGTCATCAAGACACGCTCTTGTTTTACCTAATTGTATATACGTTAATGAACTTGGCAGCTTTTGCATTTATTGATATACTTGAACAAAAAGCTGGGGCAACAGAATTTAAAGATTATACAGGATTGGGTAAAAAGATGCCCATTATTTTTACGTTGTTCAGTATCATCGGAATTTCCTTAATAGGATTGCCGCCAACTGCCGGTTTCGTTGGTAAACTCTTAGTCTTCTCAAGTATCTTTGAATCTTACCAAAATACTGGAGACACGTTATTATTGTGGCTATTGATTGTAGGAGCATTGACATCTGTGATTTCCTTATTTTACTACTTTAAAATCCCCCTCTTTGCCTTTCTAAAGAATAAGAATACAGAGGAGTCCATAACATTGCCTAAAATCTCCAGTACTTATTTAATTGCAGTTTTGTTTGGAATTGCAATCATCTTATTGGGAATTATGCCATCACTCATCATGAATTTCTTACAACAATAG
- a CDS encoding DUF4254 domain-containing protein — protein sequence MISELANRIFDQVIADYHIHDAIDHPIENPYDSSSLEHLLYLKCWIDTAQWHMEDVIRNPEIEPREGLYWKRRIDRQNQERTDMVEYIDGYYLQKFNGIIPNVDARVNTESPAWAIDRLSILALKIYHMAQETIRTDVSHAHIESCEGKLNVLLDQRKDLSTSIDELLADIAAGRKYMKVYKQMKMYNDPNLNPILYGVKK from the coding sequence ATGATTAGCGAATTAGCCAACCGTATTTTTGATCAAGTTATTGCAGACTATCATATTCATGATGCAATAGATCATCCTATTGAAAATCCCTACGATTCTTCTAGCCTCGAACACCTTCTCTATTTAAAATGCTGGATTGACACAGCTCAATGGCATATGGAAGATGTTATCAGAAATCCAGAAATTGAACCTCGTGAGGGATTATATTGGAAACGTAGAATTGATCGCCAAAATCAAGAGCGTACCGACATGGTAGAATATATCGATGGATATTATCTTCAGAAATTCAATGGTATTATTCCAAACGTTGACGCCCGTGTAAATACCGAAAGTCCCGCTTGGGCGATAGATCGTTTATCCATCTTAGCGCTTAAGATTTATCATATGGCACAAGAGACAATACGTACCGATGTGTCGCATGCGCATATTGAATCTTGCGAGGGAAAACTAAACGTTTTATTGGATCAGCGAAAAGATCTATCGACAAGTATAGATGAATTGCTTGCTGACATTGCCGCAGGAAGAAAGTACATGAAAGTATATAAGCAGATGAAGATGTACAACGATCCGAATTTAAATCCAATACTTTACGGCGTTAAAAAATAA
- a CDS encoding glycosyltransferase family 9 protein translates to MKRILVTRFSAMGDVAMVASVLREFQEQCQDVEIILVTRPFFAPFFDGIPNIKFHSIYPDQQHRGLKGLYRLFKELKAYKPDSVADLHDNLRSNTLSVFFKLFGYRVRQINKGRAEKEALTRPVNKIKKQLKLTTERYADVLRSLGFQFNLKHELQKNKAELPGSLQLHFQDDKKYLGIAPFAQHPYKVFSLERMEQVIARLSNENLQILIFGGGQKEKEAVEAWSNKYPNVFNTIGRFNLKEELNIISNLNLMLSMDSSGMHMASLAGTRSLSIWGATHPYAGFLAYGQSEDDCIQVEHTSRPSSVYGNKPCLCDGIEAIDLVTVDMVVEKIKQATKISN, encoded by the coding sequence ATGAAGCGTATTCTCGTTACTCGATTTTCCGCTATGGGAGATGTGGCTATGGTCGCTTCTGTTTTGCGCGAATTTCAGGAACAGTGTCAAGACGTAGAAATCATTTTGGTTACTAGACCGTTCTTTGCCCCATTTTTCGATGGTATCCCAAATATTAAATTCCATTCTATTTATCCAGATCAACAGCATCGAGGATTAAAGGGTCTCTATCGTCTTTTTAAAGAACTGAAAGCCTATAAACCTGATTCCGTAGCAGATTTACACGACAACCTTCGTTCAAATACACTTAGCGTATTCTTCAAACTCTTCGGGTATAGAGTCCGCCAGATTAATAAAGGTAGGGCTGAGAAAGAAGCATTGACAAGACCCGTCAATAAAATCAAAAAACAATTAAAACTGACGACTGAACGTTATGCTGATGTATTACGCAGTCTCGGATTTCAATTCAACTTAAAACACGAGTTGCAAAAAAATAAGGCGGAGCTTCCAGGCAGCCTTCAATTACATTTTCAAGACGATAAAAAGTACTTGGGGATTGCTCCGTTTGCACAGCATCCTTATAAAGTATTTTCTTTAGAACGAATGGAGCAAGTAATTGCTAGACTCTCAAATGAAAACTTGCAAATATTAATATTTGGAGGAGGCCAAAAAGAAAAGGAAGCCGTAGAAGCCTGGTCAAATAAGTATCCAAATGTCTTCAATACGATTGGAAGATTTAACTTGAAGGAAGAGCTGAATATAATTTCCAACTTGAATCTAATGCTAAGCATGGATAGTTCAGGTATGCATATGGCTTCTTTAGCTGGCACGCGTAGTCTTTCTATTTGGGGTGCGACTCATCCATATGCAGGCTTCTTAGCATATGGACAATCTGAGGACGATTGCATTCAAGTTGAACATACCAGCCGCCCGAGTTCGGTTTATGGAAATAAACCATGTCTATGCGATGGTATTGAAGCGATAGACCTAGTAACGGTCGACATGGTCGTTGAAAAGATTAAACAGGCGACGAAAATTTCAAACTAA
- a CDS encoding glycosyltransferase family 4 protein, producing MARIAMITIRYGEEINGGAEYHCRMLAERLANIHDITVLTTNTNKLDDTSSDFKIGESNLNGVKVYRFSTNKPQLKLAKQASKQSKTARKLRRMIYRAGLSSLLFKTFPIWNFKVDQEIELLRQHRFYSPSLLTHIEDNKEHYDAFVFFTYENPLTVLGSLIIPEKTILIPTAHMEGMLFRSINSLVFSKVRHIAFNTETEYQMCRTIFQQAMSPSSVVGIGVEIAEPAPFNFIKEKYQLKEPFLLYCGRITEVKINSFLDYFIKFRLETGLKVNLVLTGEVLIPKVEHPDISYIGYISESEKIALMKNSFAVVNPSKAESLSLLTLEALSLGKAVIANQEAEVMVEHEERSEGAVRCYADYASFKEILTDLLEHPLQLKDIEQKGKDYVGRNYNWDLIIRKFETILNEIN from the coding sequence ATGGCGAGAATTGCAATGATAACAATTCGGTATGGCGAAGAAATAAACGGTGGTGCAGAATATCACTGTAGAATGCTCGCGGAGCGATTAGCCAATATACACGATATTACTGTACTTACGACGAATACGAATAAATTAGACGACACATCCAGTGACTTCAAAATTGGCGAATCTAACTTAAATGGAGTAAAAGTATATCGATTCTCAACAAACAAGCCTCAATTAAAACTCGCGAAGCAAGCGAGTAAACAAAGTAAAACGGCGAGAAAATTGCGACGAATGATTTATCGAGCAGGCCTTTCCTCATTACTTTTCAAAACCTTCCCTATTTGGAATTTTAAAGTAGATCAGGAGATAGAGTTACTAAGACAACATCGTTTCTACTCTCCCAGCTTATTGACACATATAGAAGACAATAAGGAACACTACGATGCATTCGTTTTCTTTACTTATGAAAATCCACTTACCGTACTAGGAAGTCTAATTATCCCAGAAAAAACGATATTAATCCCAACAGCCCATATGGAAGGGATGTTATTTCGAAGTATTAACAGCTTGGTCTTTTCAAAGGTGCGCCATATTGCATTTAATACAGAGACGGAGTATCAAATGTGTCGTACCATATTTCAACAAGCAATGTCACCGAGCAGCGTTGTTGGAATTGGGGTAGAAATCGCTGAACCTGCTCCATTTAACTTTATAAAAGAGAAATATCAATTAAAGGAACCCTTCCTACTCTATTGTGGCCGGATAACAGAAGTAAAAATCAATTCTTTCTTAGATTATTTTATCAAATTCAGATTAGAAACAGGGCTTAAGGTGAATCTAGTACTAACTGGGGAAGTATTAATACCAAAAGTCGAACACCCTGATATTTCGTACATTGGATATATTAGCGAGTCTGAAAAGATTGCGTTAATGAAAAACAGCTTCGCAGTTGTAAATCCATCAAAGGCTGAAAGCCTTTCCTTACTAACACTGGAGGCGTTATCGCTAGGAAAAGCCGTGATTGCGAATCAAGAAGCTGAAGTGATGGTCGAGCATGAGGAACGTAGTGAAGGTGCGGTTCGATGTTATGCGGATTATGCATCATTTAAAGAAATACTTACCGATCTACTAGAACATCCCCTTCAATTAAAAGACATTGAACAAAAAGGAAAGGATTATGTTGGAAGAAACTACAATTGGGATTTGATTATTCGTAAATTTGAAACTATTCTAAACGAAATCAACTAA
- a CDS encoding glycosyltransferase family 4 protein has product MLTIGFDAKRYFLNRSGLGNYSRDLVRMLASNFPDQKYILYSPKLSEFSSVVPKGVEVRVPSSKMDRLIPNLWRSKTIANDLRKDDVNIFHGLAGELPQGLVKKNIKSIVTIHDLIYLRYPELYKPIDRFIYNQKSKYAVENADCIIAISEQTKKDIIRYYQVPEDRIQVIYQGCHPAFKQSFTSAEVKEFKKKLNLPEQYLLNVGTIEPRKNAFQIIKAIKDIDIPLVIVGRPTPYVDGIKEYLLKHKMEDRVIFLSGMSMTELALIYAGASIFVYPSKFEGFGIPIIEALFAGVPVISNKFGVFPEAGGPASSYIDPENIEELRDTIQKVLGSEELREKMITEGKAFVQRFDDEVIAEQLMECYSAL; this is encoded by the coding sequence ATGTTAACAATAGGCTTTGATGCTAAACGATATTTCTTAAATCGATCAGGATTAGGTAATTATAGTCGAGACCTTGTTCGTATGCTTGCAAGTAATTTCCCCGATCAAAAATATATCCTTTATAGCCCAAAGCTTAGTGAGTTCTCTTCTGTTGTTCCAAAAGGCGTAGAAGTAAGAGTTCCTTCAAGCAAGATGGATCGATTGATTCCCAATCTATGGCGGAGTAAGACGATTGCGAACGATCTTCGCAAAGATGACGTTAATATTTTTCACGGATTAGCAGGTGAGCTACCACAAGGATTAGTAAAGAAGAACATAAAATCGATCGTGACAATTCATGATCTTATTTATTTACGCTATCCTGAACTCTACAAACCTATTGATCGATTCATTTATAATCAAAAGAGTAAATACGCTGTGGAGAATGCGGATTGTATTATTGCAATCAGCGAGCAAACCAAAAAGGATATTATTCGGTATTATCAAGTACCTGAAGACCGAATCCAAGTGATTTATCAAGGATGCCATCCTGCATTTAAACAAAGCTTTACTTCAGCAGAGGTTAAAGAATTCAAAAAGAAGCTTAATTTACCGGAACAGTATCTATTGAATGTCGGAACTATTGAGCCTCGAAAAAATGCATTTCAGATTATTAAAGCGATAAAGGATATCGACATTCCCCTAGTTATTGTTGGTAGGCCGACTCCTTATGTAGATGGTATTAAAGAATACCTCTTGAAGCACAAAATGGAGGATAGAGTAATTTTTCTGTCGGGTATGTCTATGACTGAGCTCGCTTTAATTTACGCTGGCGCTAGCATTTTTGTATATCCATCTAAATTTGAAGGCTTTGGAATCCCAATCATCGAAGCATTGTTTGCTGGCGTCCCAGTAATTAGCAATAAATTCGGCGTATTTCCAGAAGCTGGTGGCCCCGCATCTTCTTATATAGACCCTGAGAATATTGAAGAATTGAGAGATACGATTCAAAAAGTTTTAGGGAGTGAGGAACTTCGTGAAAAAATGATTACTGAGGGGAAGGCTTTCGTACAGAGGTTCGACGATGAAGTTATCGCTGAGCAGTTAATGGAATGCTATAGCGCCCTATAG